ACTCAGTCAGGTGTGTTAAAAATTCTcgattttcttatttttgtaATCGCACACTTGATTCAATGTAAgttattatcattaattttacTACGATTAGTTTTAAACAATACAAACATTTACTACTTATAAATTAATCATGAAGAATCGCTCTGAATCATgcagttaggttaggtttattgtttaattttttcattagTCCATAAATTTTATCATCTAAAAGCAATTTCAATTCATTGTTGTGATTTGTACtgctactgtacctacctgtttGTTTGCTTTCAAACTATAATGTAAAATATaattcacaaaaataattacttcATATTCCGACTGCTACAACGCAGATTTTTGGTGTTCTATAAGAACaactttaattaggtacttaagtacatAAATGTTTACCTTTTTACTCGACTACTAAACAGCAAAGACGCGTtctttatttaagtaggtacctaatgacttacctacttatgttttttttaatacttatttgaTTTCATGTTACATACGCATTTGTTCAGACCGACGTATTTGAAGATATTTACGTTGTTTAAAGCCGAATGCAATATTAATTTGTTGTTTagattaagtatttaaaatacctacaattttaaatagCTTGGCAATACATCATACATCGTACTACCTATTTCGAAATACTACTATATACtgtacatacttacctatttttttaacCCAGAGCATAAGAGGCAAAAATTTaagttaaatacataaatatacagACAAACAGTTTTCAACTTTGGTTAatactattaaattaaattaaaattaaaaagccttttattcatccttaaaattattaaacaattataaattaataaacaaacaaTTGGTTgacaaaaaatcattaaaattcatagttatataaattaatttacttgtgcatgcattagttaatatttattatttaatcttaaaatataataataattagaaatgtcattatttgttttatttttattttaaggacCTCTCAGCGAGTAAAGGCCTCCTTCAGATTTTTCCAGGTCTTCCTGTCTAGAGCCTTTTTTCTCCAGTTTAGTTTTTGGTTAATACTATAACCACATAATTAATTTCGTAGTTTTTATGGCCCATCCTTTTAACCAATTATGACGAAACTAcctgatgcctgcgatttcctacatgtggatataggtttttaaaaatcccgttggaactcattgattttccgggataaaaagtagcttatgtcactcttcaggtcttcaactatacccatgcaaaaaatcacgtcgatccgttgctccgttgcgacgtgattgaaggacaaataaacactttcgcatttatacctaGTATGGGTAGTAATTCGGTACGAAGATAACTTGCTTCCTaaggatggacataggctactatctatcctggaaaaccaaagagttcccatgtgGTAATTCTGCTATTTGTCCCACTTTACAGATGTCTGGCCGCGAAGGTGGAAAGAAAAAGCCCTTGAAGGCGCCAAAGAAGAACTCCAAGGAGTTGGACGATGATGATGTAGCCCTCAAACAGAAGCTAAAAGAGCAGGAGAAAGCTTTAAACGTAAGTCAACTGGAGTTCTAAGACTTCCAGTGTGTTGTGGTGCCCAACTGCTCCAATTTCAGTATTGGATGCTACACGGACATTGCCTTGCTGCTTCGTCAGAAAGTATGGTGTTGCACCGCACCACTCACCattcattatcatgatcaacccatcgccggctcactacagagcacaggtctcctctcaaagtgagaagggtttagccatagtctaccacgctggccatgtgcggattggtagacttcacacacctttgagaacattatggagaactctcaggcatgcagatttcctcacgatgttttccttcaccgttaaagcaagtgatattttaattcaaaaacgcacataactccgaaaagttagaggtgcgtgcccggaatcgaagccccgaccttcgattagaaggcggacgtcctaaccactaggctatcacagctgattACCACCTCACTCACcattaagggtggtaaaataggggggaaagttttaaatatttttattttaacttgaaatttgaaacataggttctttctaggTAGGTGTCaactaaaattttttttacgaaaatcaACCCCCTAcaggggtaaaatgggggttgaaaggttatatgaaagtcctctGTTTTTGatgttagagatatgaaaattggcatttaggtattctgggttccgtgggTTAAGGTAAGActgagtaggtagataggtaagtgaggccttttgcagcgggaaaatttctgatttcatgagaaaccagatttacgcggacgaagtcgcgggcaactgctagtgttAGTATAGATGATacaaattaactttttttttcaggaagCAAAAGCAAAGGCATCTCAGAAAGGTCCCTTGGTCAGTGGCGGcataaaaaaatctggaaaAAAGTGACCAAATCAACTTTTCCATTaaaattgtatatttatttttaaataggtttaaATTTAATGTTATCTATAAGGAATctgaaactgtttgattttttaaagtaaCTTTTATTTTGATTCTCTACTCTATGGATGATAGTTTAAACTTTTTAGATTTTACAGTACCTCATTGAGTGTAATTTTTTGAGtaaacctgtagggcgattgtctaaaacctgcatcaatcattattacaatctcaattgttctgattggctgaatttgtgcgattcttgttgcaacaatgcattgtggccaatagtgagcgagcattaaccaatcagagatgattgcgatcgtgacattgtagctgtcaaacaaccgcggtagggccactgctgCTCTATTGCAGTAGTATGACAGCatcgttgcaacaagaataccataaattcagccaatcacaacaattgagtttGTAATAGTGATTGATGCAGCTGTTACGAAATCGACATACTGAGTCACACGACGCCCACTGCTACTATCTGCGTCAAAATGGCGataaaattaagttatttcAAAAACAGGTCTGCCATAACAAGTCCagtgtacttgtattagtagagatctgtctaaggctgagatctatagagctcacttagactttgctcagacttaagattgagttaaaacgagacagacttatgtgagagctctcgttttaactctgtcataagtctaagcaaagtcagagtgcgctctatagatctcacccttagtaatgctattaattttttcatacaatattGACTGAATAACTATTGTAAGTAACTTTTTAAGCATAAAGTTGCACTcaatactttgaataaaattattgcacTGCCAGTGTAGTGCCTGTAAGTTTTGCATTTGAAATTTATATGCattgattttattaaataaatgtttcaaatttattcgtgttttttttacgaattaaattcaatttattatttatcaatacaATTTATCTAATGAAAGATGAATGAAAGCTAAAGGATCCCATGGGCATTTTTGTATGAACTATAACAAAATTTTTATCGCCGTCACCTGATTGGTTGGTACTCGCTCActatgattgatgcaagttttacgaaatcgattttaggtcgatttcgtaaaacttgcatcaatcattatcacaatctcaattgttgtgattggttgaattaatgctattcttgttgcaacaatgcattgtagccaatagtgagcgagtacCAACCAATCATCAAAAACTTCGATGGTACTTATTATATCAATGTTACCCGCTTTGAGTCTCTTTATGTCTAtggtttatatttttcttttgctagggttatttttatattgaaaaaaatatttcccGCGCGGATTTGATGTTTGACTGTCAaattgttttaagttttattgtaagctTTAAGGCATTTTAtgagtgataataaaataatacatggggattttcttcttttatattagaatacctactaaaataattagtattcggTACCTTAGTGaatcaaaattataaaactatttACTGCTACGTTCTTTAGATGCATTCAAGTTTGAATAACAAGGTAAGAGTAAggtgatatatatatattgatttttatgaaaaaacatTGCGAGAGGATATAatgtagttattttactttgaatatctaaataataatataaaaggaaaaggtgactgacagtagctcaaactactggatggatcgggctgaaatttggcatgcagataactattaggtcataggtatccgctaagaaaggatttttgaaaatttaacccctaagggggtgaaatagggctttgaaatttgtgtagtccatgcgaacaaagtcgcgaacatgagttagtttattataaaaatcaagttttttGAGTTGCATAACTAATAATTTATATGAGTCTGTCTGTTCGTTACCTCTGCATTCGAGCATCGCTCATCCAACTGAGTTGAAACTTTATACAATTGTTATTGGGACTTGCGTGAAGGTCTTAGATATAGTACCTATCACTAACGGACAATAATGCGCGAGTCGCATCGCAACGCATGAGCTAGAACCTTAAGTTTATcttttatattgtactagcttatgctcgcgacttcatccgcatggactacacaaatttcaaacacctatttcgcccccttaggggttcaattttcaaaaatcctttcttagcggatgcctacgtcataatagctatctgcatgccgaatttcagcccgatccgtccagtagtttgagctgtgcgttgatagatcagtcagtcaatcagtcagtccagtcaccttttccttttatatatttagataaaatgtaGGTTTCTAACGTATTTTGCTATCTTTTTAGATGGGCAATATAACTGATAAATTCAGTTTAAAGAATTCCAAGCAGAAAAGTGAATGTGAACAACAAATAAACTtcgaaaatgaaataaatgaaaatattatacataaggATAACAATCCTACTGAACGTAACATAGTTAACGAAACCACTGTAACAAACACTATTTCTAAAGAAGTGGAAACCTTAACCTGTTTGCAAGAATTCGATAAAATTCTTGATAATGTTTGCAAACAAAGTGAACATATAGATATAAATACTCAATACAATATAGAAATAGACATAGAAGGTGTAAATTTAGAAACTGACTTAAATACTCCAGGTGATATTGATAATTTTGGAAATTTTCAGAATATATTCGatgattttgttaaaaatactgagTCAAATACAGTACAGCATATTAATAATAACGAAGAAAGCAGAAATGGTAATGTTAATTCTGAAATTTCTGTGAATAATAGTGAACATTTAAAcgtaaataatcatttatctTGGAACAGTATTTACGAAGATTTCGCTAATATAATCAATGATATTGCACCCGTAGCTGAGGACGATTTAGAAAATACAAATgtgaaatgtaataaaaatggaCTAGACGAACTATCAGTACTTAAAAATGATAATACTTACTATTTAAATAATGATACTAGAATTGATTGGTCACCAAAAACTTCAGCCTTTAGCAAAACCAATTTCcaaaatgaaaaatacaatCCTACAGATTCTTTGagaaataatacaaataaatttaaaaaagaatataaagAGAAAGACATTAATATGATAAAACAAACTAATAATATAAGattagatataaataatatgttCAATGCAGTAAAGAATCGCAATGAAGTTCCCAATAAGATGAATAAAAATGAAACTGTAATATTAATTTCTGATGACGAAGACCCACTAGAAATTGTTGAATGCAATATACCTATCAATAAAAAACCTACTGATACAAGTAATTTTGCAAATAGCGAGTGTAGGAATATACCCGCTAATAGAAATCCTAATTCAGAAGAACTTGCAAAACAAGAACTAGAATCCAATAACGAAAATTTAGATGCTCATAAAAACCTTTTCAACACTACAAATGAATTCAGGAATCCAGAGCTTGAAGCTATTAATAAAAACTATACTGAAACAAATGAATATGAAAAACCTGAGATTGTATCCAGTAATATGTGTTATATAGAAGTATCCGCTACTAAAGAACCTATTAATGCAAACGAACTAGTAAAAGAAGAATCTGAATCTAGTAATAGTGAATGTCTAGATATGCATAAACAACCTACTAATACAAATGAGCTTGTAAAACAAGAAGTTGACTCTGATTGCGATGGTTACCATTCATCTGATTTTGAATTCATTGACGAAGATACAGCTAGAAACGGACCTAACTTCAAATTACATTTCAACGAATCTGATTATGTAGAAGCAACTAACGGAACAAATAACGGATTTAATTTCGAAGTATTTTCCGAAATAAGTAATGAAAACGGAGTTGCACTGCCTTTACCAAACATCGGAACACTTTTTGCGATACACGATAATCAAAAACCGATAAATTTTAAAGAGTTTTGCGATGAAAACGACATGATTTACGATTATTTTATAAGTCTAGAACCGACAGCAAATGCGAATGAATTCGATAATAGTTCCAGAGATAGTCATAGAATACCAAACGAGGAGGAATTTCTTAATCTATTTGTAGGAAATTTCATTCATTACCCAATGGACGGTTTTGAGAATAAGGCTACATGTAGGAATAACATGACCTTAGATATTCATGGAGGTTTTGCCATGAATATGATAAATATGTTGAAAGATGAAAGCACTCCAGAAGAACGTGAGTTGCCTATCCTGCCGTCCTATAtctatatttgtatttttttttttcgatttagacttatacaagcgcttacgaaagtcagatgatgatgatgatgatcattatttttataaatttatataagtTTTTCTCaatgtaaatacatattatgtatatttttattagggttccatacctcaaaaggaaaaacggaacccttataggatcactttgttgtctgtctgtcaagaaacctacagggtacttcccgttgacctagaatcatgaaatttggcaggcaggtagatcttatagctgacatttggggaaaaatctgaaaaccgtgaatttagggttagatcacacaaaaaaaattagtattttcaactttcgaagtgagtgactatatcaagtggggtatcatatgaaaggtcttcacctgtacattctaaaacagatttttatttatttttatgcatcatagtttttgacttatcgtgcaaaatgtcgaaaaaatacgactgtagtacggaatcttcattgcgcgagcctgactcgcactgggccggttttttatttatttaagtgctgttgaaatgtatgtatattttaatagtaataaaattagtaaaaagtACACAGGTACACAGTCGAGACTAGATCCGTTTAGAGGTTAAAGTGTATTTactaaaaatacattaaaaaacctGTAAGTAatgcttaaatattttttttaactttttcagGTCGCGAAGCAAAGGAAACTGAACTGAAAATGTTATCAACGTATCCTACAGAAAACAGAAGATACCGAAAcgacaataataaatataacttgcGAAAAAGGTgtctgtaaataaaaatgtctatttttttaattagcagACTTGTTTTATttcctatagtccgcgacaggttgagatggcaatcggggtatgaggcggcgggacgCCCCGGACACCCGATAgcgcggagcgttccctccccgattgctatcttgacctgtcgcgtactcccgcaaattgctaatgcgcgctaccttttttaaagtcggttaaaaaaagattctgatgagttgagaacctcctccttttttgaagtcggttaaaaagataccgacgagttgagaacctcctccttttttgaagtcggttataaAAGATACCGACGAATTATgaatctcctcctttttgaagtcagttaaaaaagattccgacgagttgagaacctcttccttttttaaattcttttaaaaaaagataccgacgagttgagaacctcttccttttttaaagtcgtttaaaaaaagattccgacaagctgagaacctcctttttgaagtcggttaaaaaagataCCGACGAGTTGAGTAGTACCTcttccttttttaaagtcggttaaaaaaagattccgagttgagaacctccttttttgaagtcggttaaaaagatacCGACGAGCTATGAATCTCCTCCCTTTTGAAGTAGGTTAAAGATTCCGACGAGTTGAGAACCTCTTCCTTtgtagtcggttaaaaaaagattccgacgagttgagaacctcgaacctccttttttgaagtcggttaaaaacagattccgacgagttgagaacctcttccttttttgaagtctgttaaaaataaaagaaaatcattcagtttggttagtattcaaatgaaacCAAACTAtcgtatgcggcagaaagtaatgtacattgtttcgtagagcgttgtctctgtcgatgagacaaaacgtcatgtaggtatgagtgacagagaacgctctacaaagccgaaatgtcattctaaaggccgatgtacattactttctgccgcatactgtacgtTTAAATGGAATGCCCCAGGGTTACTTCTCATAAATGAGAGAAAAAACCAAGAATAtttttagataaagtttattaagAACTTAAAGGGTACGCTATCTCCGCGCTTCTCTCTTATACAAACATAATTACTCTGATtaatctattattttattttaatctaaacTAAAACAAGTAACTAGAAACCCTAGTGTAACTTTTCGAGTAAACCAACGTGACGGGCGATTAATTCGAATCACAATCGAATTATTAATCGAACGAACAATCGAAAAATAATCGAATGTTTTCGATggttcaattttaatttatttattttatttattttagtcagatacaagttagcccttgactgcaatctcacctggtggtaagtgacgatgcagtcgaagatggaagcgggctaacctggaaggggtatggcagtttttaataaacccatgcccctttggtttctacacggcatcgtaccggaacgctaaatcgcttggcggcacggctttgccggtagggtggtaactagccacagccgaagccccccaccagaccagaatttAGCGCTTATTGCGCCGGCTGTCGGTAAAAATAATTACTCACTAGGACCAACGTCCTCATAATCCAGCTGCATCTCCAGGTCACCTGGATACATCCCATAGCTTTTTTATCGGCATTTAGTTACATACGTTTACGAATTTGTAGATAAACAggcattttgtattattttttggtGTAACGCCTGAACAAAAACATAAGGCAATATTTTGGTGTTAGCCATTGATttcgaatataaaaaatatataatttaactatataaaaaaaatagagatatgTCTCGTTTCTGTCGGGTCTGGGTCACAGATGACCCTTCTTTAAATGCATTTATATTGCACTTATCGGTCGaatacaatttttgaaaatttcttgGTACTTTAtttcactttaggatcaaattaaaacacttcAAAAAAGGATAAAATACCTTATTGAGTTTCAATTTATTTCGACAGTACGCTCCGCATATTCGTAGACTTTGTGCACTGGCGTATATCTCACCAGTTCATGAAAATACTTTACTCAACTTCATTGTCAcgttttttactaaaaaaattacactacaGCCCGAGATATCGATATATCTCTTGATAATTCAAGTCTTaagaacaaaaaacaataattgtttTGATACTTATTATGACTTAAAACGTCTatttaagagtgctctccaGTGTCACGAGGTTGCCAGAGATCACACTATTTCAATCAATAACCACATACTCCAGAGCGAGAGCTCCTAATGATTCCATCGGAGAAATAAATAGCTAGATGgcttagttttagatttaaaacaacaaaaaatcaaCGTGTTTGTATAAAAAATCGAATAAGAAATGAAACAAAGTTAAAAAAACTTGTGACAAGTTCGTGTGTAAAGACTAATACTATATAAGAAAATACAATATTAACGTAGAGGCatactttacttaatagtaatttCAAATATCTGtactttgtttaaaaatatcgataa
The window above is part of the Maniola hyperantus chromosome 27, iAphHyp1.2, whole genome shotgun sequence genome. Proteins encoded here:
- the LOC117994717 gene encoding translation machinery-associated protein 7 homolog, translating into MSGREGGKKKPLKAPKKNSKELDDDDVALKQKLKEQEKALNEAKAKASQKGPLVSGGIKKSGKK
- the LOC138404350 gene encoding putative uncharacterized protein DDB_G0274405 — protein: MHSSLNNKMGNITDKFSLKNSKQKSECEQQINFENEINENIIHKDNNPTERNIVNETTVTNTISKEVETLTCLQEFDKILDNVCKQSEHIDINTQYNIEIDIEGVNLETDLNTPGDIDNFGNFQNIFDDFVKNTESNTVQHINNNEESRNGNVNSEISVNNSEHLNVNNHLSWNSIYEDFANIINDIAPVAEDDLENTNVKCNKNGLDELSVLKNDNTYYLNNDTRIDWSPKTSAFSKTNFQNEKYNPTDSLRNNTNKFKKEYKEKDINMIKQTNNIRLDINNMFNAVKNRNEVPNKMNKNETVILISDDEDPLEIVECNIPINKKPTDTSNFANSECRNIPANRNPNSEELAKQELESNNENLDAHKNLFNTTNEFRNPELEAINKNYTETNEYEKPEIVSSNMCYIEVSATKEPINANELVKEESESSNSECLDMHKQPTNTNELVKQEVDSDCDGYHSSDFEFIDEDTARNGPNFKLHFNESDYVEATNGTNNGFNFEVFSEISNENGVALPLPNIGTLFAIHDNQKPINFKEFCDENDMIYDYFISLEPTANANEFDNSSRDSHRIPNEEEFLNLFVGNFIHYPMDGFENKATCRNNMTLDIHGGFAMNMINMLKDESTPEERREAKETELKMLSTYPTENRRYRNDNNKYNLRKRCL